The uncultured Trichococcus sp. DNA window ACCTATCATCAAAACTACCCATTGAATATATCGCAGGATTAATGCTCCACTCTCATCATCAAACCGTTCTTGAAGGTGAGACAAAGTATGAGAAGCTATTTGGAAAAAATACTTATAACGGCCGCTCATTCCGAACTGGAGTTAATCAAGCCTATGAGATAACGGATCAACAGAGAGAATTAGTCATCAATAATAAAGTACGGCACATTTTACTCTCATCTGTAAAAAGTTCAACTGATGCAGCAAAATGGTGCAATTCTATGCAGGAATTAGCAGCAAAACAAGAATGGGGATTGCCCATTTGCGTAAGCTCAGATCCTCGGCACACTTTGAAAGGAGACGCTGAGTACAACTTAGGATCCGGCAGCGATGTCTCAAAATGGCCGGATAATATTGGAATAGCCACTGGCCGAAGCGAAGAAGTTGCATTCAACTTTGGGAAAATTATGTCTGAAGAGTTCAGGGCCATGGGGATTTCTGTATTTTTAGGCCCTCAGATTGATATAGCGACTGATCCAAGATGGAGCAGAATTGCAGGCACTTTTGGAGAATCAGCGGAATTATCAAGTTGCTTGACGAAAGCCTTTATCGATGGATGTCAGTCCACGTTTACTGATAATGGCGAAGATGTTGGCTGGGGACTAAAAAGTGTCGCTACAATTGTAAAGCATTGGCCAGGAGGAGGGACAGGGGAAGGCGGACGAGATGCTCATTACAACTATGGAAAATATGCTGTATATCCAGGCAATAATTTTGATGAGCATTTGAAACCTTTTTTAAAGGGAGCTTTCAAATTGAATGGAAAGACTAAAACTGCTTCGGGTGTGATGCCCTATTATACGATTTCATATGGACAAGATCCTAGCAACAGTAATGTAGGTAATTCATTTAGCAGATATATAGTCAAATACCTGTTGCGGGAGAAATATAAATTTGATGGGCTTGTTTGCTCAGATTGGATGATTACCGCAGATGAAGGTCCTGAGGTTGAAACCTTTTCTGGGAAGTGTTGGGGGGTTGAAAAGGAATCTGTAGCCGAACGTCATTTAAAAATTTTACTGGCTGGAGTGGACCAATTCGGCGGTAACAACGACATAAACCCGGTTCTGGAAGCTTTTGAAAAGGGATATGAACTTGTGGGCACCGATGAAATGACGATGCTGATCAGAAGTTGTGGGTATCGTATTTTATTAAATATGTTCCGTCTTGGTTTGTTTGATTCTCCATATGTAAAAGTTAAAGATGCCGAAAAGATAATCGGCAATAAAGAATTTAAAAAATTAGGAAAGGATGCTCAGGAAAGGGCATTGGTTATCGTAAAGAATGAAAATACGGTTCTCCCAATTCGGCATCGGCAAAAAGTGTATATCCCTAAAATTCATATGGAATCTAGTGTTGATTGGTTTGGCAATGTAGTCCCGGGCGGGAAAATAACTGCAGTGGATAATACAATCGTAGATAACTATTTTGAGCCGGTTGAAGATTCTGCAGAAGCTGATTTTTCTATTGTGTTTGTGGACTCTCCAAGATCTTCAGGCTACGATCCGCAAAAAGGATATATTCCTATTTCATTGCAGTATGGTGAATATACTGCAATGACCTCTAGGCAAATAAGCATAGCTGGGGGAGATCCTCTCGAAGATTCCTCTAATCGATCATATTTGGATAAAAAAAGCTATACTCAAAACTATTATGAATTGGATGCAATTCTGGCTACTAAAAAAATGATGGCGAATAAACCGGTTATAGTAGTAATGAATATGAAAAAACCGACAATTATTTCTGAATTTGAGAAAAATGTAGAAGGAATTGTTTGTAATTTTGGAGCTAGCAAAGAGGTGGTGCTCGAACTCATCAATGGATTGTTTTCGCCGTCAGGGAAATTACCATACCAGCTACCTAAGGATATGGATACTGTAGAAACTCAAAATGAAGATGTAGCACTTGATTTGGAATGTTACGAAACTTCAGAAGGAGATATACTGGATTTTGGATTTGGGTTAACTTTTTTATCAAAGCAGATTGAAGATGCGGTTGATAAACAATTTTGTTAGTATGCTCAGAGCCGTGAATGTGAAATATTTTAAGCAAAAATACACACGGAAGTCGCATGAACAAATGCAATTAGAAGAATACAGTTTCAGTCGATAAAATCTAAAGGAAGCCATTACCTTCGCCGGGTAATGGCTTCTTTTGATTGGAGTGATTCTTCTTCAACGCTTTTACCAGTATCAAGTAAGGGTGCCAATAGCCTCAAAGTATTGCAATACCAAAAGCTACAGCAGCTCAAATGATTTAATTTCTTGACGGATGCGCTTGTATTATCGGTAACAATACCATTATAATGTTTAAAAAAGTAAGCAAAGGGGTTAATGAATGGAAAACATGTTAAGAGAAGGCGAACGACTTGATGTGCTGAAGAGGGAAAATATCCAGATCATTCAAAGTTCAGCCGTGTTCTCTTTTTCGCTGGATGCGGTCTTGTTGGCTGATTTCGCGGAATTGCCGCGCGTGAAGCCGGCAAAGATAGTCGATCTTTGTGCCGGGAACGGGGCAGTCTCGTTTCTGTTGACAGGAAAGACCAAGAATCCGATCATCGGGGTGGAACTGCAGGACCGGTTAGTGGATATGGCCCGCAGAACAGTCCAGTTGAATCAGCTGGAGGAGAAGGTTTCCTTTCTGCACGCGGATGTGAACGACGTGACCCGCTTCATCAAACCGGATTCCGTCGATGTCATCACCTGCAATCCGCCCTATTTCAAGCTGAGCGAATCCAGTTTCACGAATGAATTGGATGCTTTTGCGATCGCGCGGCACGAAATCCATTTGACGCTGGACCAATTGATGAAACAGACGAGCCATCTGCTGAAAATGAAAGGCAAGGCTTATTTCGTCCATCGCCCGGATCGTCTGATGGAGATCCTGGAAACGATGCGCAACAACCGGATTGCGCCCAAGAAACTGCAGTTCATTTACCCGAAACAGAACAAGGAAGCGAACATGATCCTGATCGAAGGCATCAAGGACGGTAAAGAAGACGGTTTCCGTGTGCTGCCGCCGCTCGTTGTGTACAATGAAGAAGGGGAATACAGCCAGAAGGTAAAGGACGTCCTCTATGGCGAGCAGTGAGCACTACTTTTATGTGCTGCTTTGCGCAGATGACTCTTTTTATGCCGGCTACACGACGGACACGCTTCGGCGCGAACGGGAGCACAACAAAGGCATCGGCAGTAAATATACCAAGGCCCGCCGCCCTGTCCAAATGATCTACAAAGAAGTCTTCGGTTCCAGAACGGAAGCGACCAAAGCGGAGGCGGCATTCAAGAAACTGAGCCGCAAGCAGAAAGAGAATTTTTTGAAGGGGCGCGCTATCGGTGTATGCAGCTCTGAATCGAACGGGGTTTAGCGGGTCGCCAGAGTCAACAAAATGAATCGAAATCAGAGGAGAACAAAGATGCAACTGCAAAAAAGTTATGAACAGCACGAGAGCGGAACACTTTATTTAGTGCCGACACCGATCGGTAATCTGGAAGATATGACTTTCCGTGCCATAAAAATACTGCGCGAAGTGGACTTGATCGCAGCGGAGGACACGCGCAACACGCGCAAACTGCTGACGCATTTCGAAGTGGATACGCCCCAGATCAGCTTTCACGAGCATAATACGCAGGAGCGGATTCCACAATTGGTGGATAAACTACTAGCTGGTCAATCGATCGCCCAAGTGAGCGATGCGGGGATGCCTTCGATCAGCGACCCGGGCCATGATTTGGTGCGCGCCTGCATCCATGCAAACGTGCCGGTTGTGCCATTGCCTGGTGCCAATGCGGGTGTGACGGCATTGATCGCTTCCGGATTGGCGCCGCAGCCGTTTTACTTTTTCGGTTTCCTGGAGCGCAAGAAGAAAGATCAAATGGCCCAGTTGGAGTCGTTGAAGAACAGGGAAGAAACAATGATCTTTTATGAGTCGCCTTACCGGCTGAAGGAGTTGCTCAAAAATATCGCAACCGTGATGGGTGGAGGGCGCCAAGTCGTCATCTGCCGCGAATTGACGAAACGTTTTGAGGAGTTTATCAGGGGTTCGGCTGAAGAGTTGTCTGTTTGGGCCGAAGAAACGGAAATCAAAGGGGAAATCTGCCTGATGATAGCCGGTAACGAGGATCCGGAAATGCCTGTTGAACAGACATTCGATGATCTCAGTGTCTCTGAATTGGTAGAAAAACTGATGTCGGAACAAGGACTTTCTTCCAAAGATGCGATCAAAGAGACCGCAAAAATCAGGAATCTGAAGAAACAGGAAGTGTACCAAGCTTTCCACGGCTTCTAGACAGGAGGGATGACCGTTGCTGTTCTATTTATTGAGTCTATTCTCGTTAGGCGGGGGCATCACGCTCCGGTCGATGGGAAAAAGCCGACAATTCCAGAGTTACTTGCTGGTTTCAGCACTGTTACTCCTGTTCATGGGAATGCTGCAGGGCAATGAATCACCCCAAGTGGCGTGGATCCGTTATGCGGTGATGCTCTTTCGCGTCCTGTTTGGTTTGATTTCGCCGGTTGCTTTCCTGTTTTTTGGGCTGGCACTGGTCTTCAATGGCGTGCTGTTGATCAAAAAAGAAGGATGGGCCAAGCGTTATGCGCTTCTGTTTGCGGTGGGAACCTTCGTTTTGTTGATGGATTTGCTGTTCCTGCTGAATTATTTCGTGTTCCACCATTACCTGATCTGGCGCTTCATGCGCTTGATGGGCTACTTCATCATCTATTTCGGTGTGGTGCTGATCTTGTTTTTTATCGCGACCGCCTTTTACGGACTCATTCCGGTTTCTTTAGACAAAGATTTCGTCATTGTCCTAGGAGCGGGGCTGCTGCCGGATGGAGGCATCAGCCCGCTGCTGCAGAAACGGTTGGACAGAGCGATCCGATTTTTTAGGCATCAGACAGAGCGTGCGCAAAAGCGGTCCTGCCGTCTGATTGTGAGTGGTGGAAAAGGGGTGGACGAGCCCTTTTCCGAAGCGTATGCCATGAAACGCTATCTGGTGGAGAAAGGCATTCCGGAAGAAATGATCCTTGAGGAAGACAAGTCCGTCAATACGTACCAAAATTTTCTCTATTCCAAGGGGATGATGGATGCGCACAAAGAAGGCTACAAGTGCCTCTTCATCACGAACAACTTCCATGTTGTCCGTAGCGGTCTCTACGCCCGCCGAGTGGGATTGGAGACGGACGGTTTGGGTGCCTGGACGCCGCTTTATTTTCTGCCTTATGCTTTTCTGCGTGAATTCATCGCGGTTGTATTCATGCAGATCAAATGGCATACGTTGTTGCTGGCGCTTGTATTGCTGTTTGGATTGTGGCGGATCTATTTCTAATAGTAAATAATTTTTTTTATGCCAAAAAAGCCGTATACCCTGCGATATTTTCGCGAGTATGCGGCTTTTAATTTGCTTTAGTTTACAGTAAACCTTCTGTCATCAATTGATTCAAGCCATGATAGACGCCTTCTTCATCATTGGAAGGCGTTGTATAGTTTGCCACGCCCTTGGCTTTCGGCAGTGCGTTCGCCATCGCGAAGGAATAGGGTCTGCCGGAAAGCATGGACAGATCGTTTTCGCTATCGCCGAAAACGGCGACTTCTTCGTTGGAAATACCAAGTTTTTTCAGTAAGGTATCCAAGGCTGTGCCTTTGTTGATGCCTTTTTTGGTGATCTCAAGTTTCCTCTCATCAGAAAAGACCAGCTCGTAATCGTCATGCAGACCTAAGTGAGGCAAGGATTGCGTCACAGCCTCCATAAAATGGGGGTCCTGGCTGATCGAAATTTTGTTGCAGGAAGTTGGTGCTTCCTTCAGATCAAGGATTAGTTTTTGTTCCGGATAGCCGTCGCGCATATCGCACAACCAACCGTACATGCCGCTGGCCCAAGGGTAATCATCGGGTAATCTCATTTCCCCGCGGATCCTCTTTTTCAGGTCATACAGTGAATCCGGCAAGTAGGTGTACAGGCCGGCATCTTGGGAGAATTGGATCTCAACATTGAATGTACGGAAGACAGATGTGACTTTTCGGATGTCCTCCGAATCCATTATCCCTAATCTTTCCCGGACTTTAGAGGTGCAATCATAAATGGAGCTGCCGTTTACGTCGATCAAGTAACCTTGATGGGAATCCATCTTCAGTTTCAGGGCATCCGGCATCAAACGCAAGTAACTTCTCCCGCTTGCCAATACCAGCGTGATGCCTTTTTGCTGGAGTGTCAGAAGGAGTTCTTGGGTTTTGGGGCTGATGTCATGGGCAGCAGTCAATAAGGTGCCGTCCATATCGCAAACGATTGCTTTGATGGGCATTATCTATCCACTTCCTTTTTTGTTGTCGAAAGAACCTGGCGTATCGTATCAATGGAGCGGAGATTTGTGTGCTCGTCATGATAGATATAGGACAGGTAAATGATATCAACAATCGTGAGGTAAAGCAACCGAGCTGAAAGAGCTTCGGACTGAAAAATGGATTCTTCCGTTTCCACTACGATGCTGACATCACTCAATTGATTCAAAATGCCTGGCGGATTCCCGGTCAGACAAATTATTTTCGCGTTGTTTTGGGCAGCCACTTCGGCCAGCCTGATTGTTTCGGCTGTCTTGCCCGAGTGTGAAAAAAGGAAGACGCAATCATTCTCCGTCAATTTGGAAGTGTGCATCAGTTGCATGTGATAATCTGAAACATAATTTACAGGGATAGCCGTCCGCAAGAATTTGTGATAGGCATCCAAAGCAGTGACGGCAGAGGCGCCCAGGCCAAAAAAGTGGAGTGCTTTTGAATGGATGATGATATCAAGCGCTTGTTGCAGAGTTTCGCCAGACAGTGTGCTCATAAGACTTTGCAGCATGATCTGAGAGGAATGAATCACTTTTTTAGAAATATCCGTTGGCGTATCCGAAGGCTTGATATCCGTAAAAACTGCCAATTGACGGGTGCGCTCTTCAGCCGTACGGTAGTTTGAAGCAACACTGATTTTGAAATCCTGAAATCCTTTGAAGCCGATTTTTTTTACGAATTTAAAAATTGTCGCTTCGGAAAATTTTGTTTCCTCGGAAAGGTTGGCTAATGTTTTGTTCACTATGTTCATGCCCAAACTCACAAAATAGTCGGCAATTTTTGTTTCGGTCGCTGAAAAACCCGGATAATGCGGCTTTAAGAGTTTTTGGATATAATTTTCTGCCATGATGAGCACCTCCTTTTTCTATAGAATAGCATAAATACAAAAATAAATAAATAAATATTATTTTTTAAGCCTTTACAAAGTAAAAATTATTTACTATAATCAGAGTGTAAAGAAAGAAAACGATTACAGTCGAGGGTTTGAACTGAGCATCGGTATTTGAGGTTGGTAAGATGAGTCTTAATATTGTGTGGGTACTTCGATCCGGAATGGATTTGTTGGACATAAAGTCTTGCGAGTGGAGGAGCAAAAAAGGATGACTGAAAAAAACAAAATCGCAATCGTAAATTCAAGCAGCTTCGGGAAAATGTTTGACGCGCATCTGGCAAGGGTGGGAAAATTGGGACCGGTCGATCGTTTCGATTTCGACGGCGAGATACCGGGAAAGGAACTGGCGGAGGCTCTGCAAGGATACAACATCATCATCGCGAGTGTGACGCCATTCTTCACAAGGGAATTTTTCGAACATAAAGATGAGCTGAAGCTGATTGCGCGTCACGGAATCGGGTTCAACAATGTCGATCTGGAAGCTGCCAAAGAGCATGGAACCGTAGTGACGATCGTTCCGGCATTGATAGAGCGCGATGCTGTAGCCGAAAACAATGTCACCAACTTGCTGGCACTGATGCGGCGAACGATCGAGTCGGCAGCGGAAGTCAAGAAAGACCGCTGGGAAAACCGGGCTAAGTTCATCGGCAACGGTCTTTGCGGCAAAACGGTCGGCGTAATCGGTGTCGGTAATATCGGTAGCCGAGTAGTTGAAATTCTACATTATGGATTCAGATGTGAAGTGCTGGGAGTCGATCCGAACAAGACCGCGTTGGAAATCGACATTTTCGGCGGTAAGAAAGTCGAGTTGGATGAACTGCTGGAGCGGGCCGAGGTCATTTGCCTCTGTGCAAGCCTGAATGACACGAATTACCACCTTATTTCAAAAGAAACCATCGCGAAAATGAAGGACGGTATCTACATCTCCAACTCAGCTCGCGGGGCGCTTGTTGAAGAATCGGACATCATCGAAGCGATCGAGAGCGGAAAACTGCGCGGATACGCGACCGATGTTCTGGAGGTGGAGCCGGGCCGTAGTGACCATCCGTTCCTGGATTTTGCGAACATCATTGTGACACCGCATACATCTGCTTATACGATGGAATGCTTGGAGGGGATGGGCGACAAATGTGTTTCCGATTGTGAAGCCATCGTGGAAGGGAGGATGCCGCAACGAGCAGTGCAACCGATCAGTCCTTACATCACAAAATGAGAGGGTGGAACGATAGATGAATACAGCAGTAAATGTCAAAGTCGGCCCGCAATTTTATAAATACGGGCAGGGTGCCATGGAAGTGATCCCGGACATACTGAATGAATATGGTGTGAAACGGGTGTTGTTGGTCCACGGAACGGTTTCATGGGAGAAGGCAAGACCGTATCTGGATTTTTTGGATGAGGAGTTTACAATCCAATACGAAAAATACAACGGGGAATGCAGCTACAATGAAGCAAACAGGTTGGCAAAGATAGTCGAAGAGGGGAACTTTGATTTCATAATCGGTGTCGGTGGAGGAAAGTTATGCGATTTAGTGTACTACGTTGGAGCGCTTGCGAAAAAACCTTTTGGGGTCGTTCCGACATTGGCGAGCAATTGTGCGCCATGGGCACCGTTATCTGTCATGTACAAAGACAACGGGCTTGCTGAAGGCAAAACAGAACATTATAAAAGACAAGCAGCCTTTCTGATCACTGATCCTGCGCTGGTTGTCGATGCCCCGATCAAATTCTTTATCGCCGGGCTTGCCGATACCTTAGCGAAGTGGTACGAATCCGACATGATATTGGAACAGCCGCAGTTTGAAGCGAATAATTTCTTGATGCTTGCCCGGCATTCGGCAAGGATTTGCAAAGATGTCATTGCTGAAGACGGGATAAAGGCAATCGAAGACATGCGTAATGGCGTTGCATCGGCAGAGTTTATCAAAGTATCTGAAATCATCTTCGGTGTTGCAGGGTTGGTCGGCGGCTTCGGTGACAAATATGCCCGTAATACTGCCGCTCATGCCATCCATGATGCGATTTCGGCCTACTTGCCGGGAGTCCATAACTATTTGCATGGCGAAAAAGTGGCTTATGGCATTTTTTATCAATTGGCCTTGGAAGGGAAATGGCAAGTGATTGATGAGCTGATCCCGATGTACGAGAGCTTGCATCTGCCAAAGTCTTTGACGGAAATGGGCGAGTACCCGTTAGCGGAAGAAGCGTTGGACAGCATAGTAGCATTGATCAACAAAAAAGAAAAAGTACATTTGCTGCCGATTCCGATCAATGAAACAGTCTTGAAAAAAGCAATAATAGATTTAGAAAAATACATAAATACGGAGGTATAGGCAATGGAAAATATTACCGCAATACAAAGTTTGCTGATTGCACTTTGGGTAGGGGCAGTCATGTCACGTGCATTTTTAGGTGGAGCGACATTAACGTTACGTTTTTCACCGTTGATGACGGGGTTGATCGCAGGTATCGTAATGGGGGATGTTCAACAAGCGATGATCATCACAGCAGCGATCCAACTGATTTATATGGGTGTTTTCTCTCCTGGGGGAACGATGCCTTCTGAACCAGCCATTGCGGCAGCGATCGCAGTGCCGGTTGCTTTGATGGGTAACCTGCAGCCTGAAGCAGCGATAGCTGTAGCTGTGCCGGTAGGTTTATTGGGTGCTTATCTGTACCAATTCAGATTTTTCATCAACACGTTTTTGGGTAAATACACCGATAAAGCCGTAGAAGACTTGAATGACGGCGGAATCGTAAGATCGATCATCCTTTATCCGACAATCGCTTCTTTCCTTTTATTTGTGCCATTGGTATTCATTGCGTTGTTCTACGGAGCGCCCGTCATTGCGGATGTCATTACTGCACTTGAAGGTACGGTTGTGTTCCATATTCTTACTGTTGTCGGTGGTGGTCTAGCGGCTATCGGTATTGCAACAACGATTTATGTTATCGGTCGTAAAGACTATATGGTTTTCTTCCTGCTTGCGTACTTGATGAGTGTTGTGTTGGCTTCCTTATCAATCACAATGGTAACCTATGCCATCATCGGTGCTTTATTTGCAGCCATTTTCGTACTGGCTAAAGGACAGGGTGCAAAAGCAGCTCCTGCTTCTGCTGGCGGTACAATGCTTGATGATGACGATGATGACGATTTCTAAAAAGCAGGCAAATTGAAAGGAAGATGAAAAAATGATAAACGCTAATCTAGATGCTAAAGAAAAAAACATGTTAGCACCAGAAGAAATAACCGCTAAAGATGTTACGAAAACCTATTTACGCTGGCACTTTGCAAACGAAATTCCTCACTCATTCGAACGTTATCTGGCG harbors:
- a CDS encoding PTS sugar transporter subunit IIC; protein product: MENITAIQSLLIALWVGAVMSRAFLGGATLTLRFSPLMTGLIAGIVMGDVQQAMIITAAIQLIYMGVFSPGGTMPSEPAIAAAIAVPVALMGNLQPEAAIAVAVPVGLLGAYLYQFRFFINTFLGKYTDKAVEDLNDGGIVRSIILYPTIASFLLFVPLVFIALFYGAPVIADVITALEGTVVFHILTVVGGGLAAIGIATTIYVIGRKDYMVFFLLAYLMSVVLASLSITMVTYAIIGALFAAIFVLAKGQGAKAAPASAGGTMLDDDDDDDF
- the rsmI gene encoding 16S rRNA (cytidine(1402)-2'-O)-methyltransferase, with product MQLQKSYEQHESGTLYLVPTPIGNLEDMTFRAIKILREVDLIAAEDTRNTRKLLTHFEVDTPQISFHEHNTQERIPQLVDKLLAGQSIAQVSDAGMPSISDPGHDLVRACIHANVPVVPLPGANAGVTALIASGLAPQPFYFFGFLERKKKDQMAQLESLKNREETMIFYESPYRLKELLKNIATVMGGGRQVVICRELTKRFEEFIRGSAEELSVWAEETEIKGEICLMIAGNEDPEMPVEQTFDDLSVSELVEKLMSEQGLSSKDAIKETAKIRNLKKQEVYQAFHGF
- a CDS encoding iron-containing alcohol dehydrogenase family protein, with the translated sequence MNTAVNVKVGPQFYKYGQGAMEVIPDILNEYGVKRVLLVHGTVSWEKARPYLDFLDEEFTIQYEKYNGECSYNEANRLAKIVEEGNFDFIIGVGGGKLCDLVYYVGALAKKPFGVVPTLASNCAPWAPLSVMYKDNGLAEGKTEHYKRQAAFLITDPALVVDAPIKFFIAGLADTLAKWYESDMILEQPQFEANNFLMLARHSARICKDVIAEDGIKAIEDMRNGVASAEFIKVSEIIFGVAGLVGGFGDKYARNTAAHAIHDAISAYLPGVHNYLHGEKVAYGIFYQLALEGKWQVIDELIPMYESLHLPKSLTEMGEYPLAEEALDSIVALINKKEKVHLLPIPINETVLKKAIIDLEKYINTEV
- a CDS encoding GIY-YIG nuclease family protein, coding for MASSEHYFYVLLCADDSFYAGYTTDTLRREREHNKGIGSKYTKARRPVQMIYKEVFGSRTEATKAEAAFKKLSRKQKENFLKGRAIGVCSSESNGV
- a CDS encoding tRNA1(Val) (adenine(37)-N6)-methyltransferase: MENMLREGERLDVLKRENIQIIQSSAVFSFSLDAVLLADFAELPRVKPAKIVDLCAGNGAVSFLLTGKTKNPIIGVELQDRLVDMARRTVQLNQLEEKVSFLHADVNDVTRFIKPDSVDVITCNPPYFKLSESSFTNELDAFAIARHEIHLTLDQLMKQTSHLLKMKGKAYFVHRPDRLMEILETMRNNRIAPKKLQFIYPKQNKEANMILIEGIKDGKEDGFRVLPPLVVYNEEGEYSQKVKDVLYGEQ
- a CDS encoding MurR/RpiR family transcriptional regulator; protein product: MAENYIQKLLKPHYPGFSATETKIADYFVSLGMNIVNKTLANLSEETKFSEATIFKFVKKIGFKGFQDFKISVASNYRTAEERTRQLAVFTDIKPSDTPTDISKKVIHSSQIMLQSLMSTLSGETLQQALDIIIHSKALHFFGLGASAVTALDAYHKFLRTAIPVNYVSDYHMQLMHTSKLTENDCVFLFSHSGKTAETIRLAEVAAQNNAKIICLTGNPPGILNQLSDVSIVVETEESIFQSEALSARLLYLTIVDIIYLSYIYHDEHTNLRSIDTIRQVLSTTKKEVDR
- a CDS encoding HAD family hydrolase, which codes for MPIKAIVCDMDGTLLTAAHDISPKTQELLLTLQQKGITLVLASGRSYLRLMPDALKLKMDSHQGYLIDVNGSSIYDCTSKVRERLGIMDSEDIRKVTSVFRTFNVEIQFSQDAGLYTYLPDSLYDLKKRIRGEMRLPDDYPWASGMYGWLCDMRDGYPEQKLILDLKEAPTSCNKISISQDPHFMEAVTQSLPHLGLHDDYELVFSDERKLEITKKGINKGTALDTLLKKLGISNEEVAVFGDSENDLSMLSGRPYSFAMANALPKAKGVANYTTPSNDEEGVYHGLNQLMTEGLL
- a CDS encoding YdcF family protein, with product MLFYLLSLFSLGGGITLRSMGKSRQFQSYLLVSALLLLFMGMLQGNESPQVAWIRYAVMLFRVLFGLISPVAFLFFGLALVFNGVLLIKKEGWAKRYALLFAVGTFVLLMDLLFLLNYFVFHHYLIWRFMRLMGYFIIYFGVVLILFFIATAFYGLIPVSLDKDFVIVLGAGLLPDGGISPLLQKRLDRAIRFFRHQTERAQKRSCRLIVSGGKGVDEPFSEAYAMKRYLVEKGIPEEMILEEDKSVNTYQNFLYSKGMMDAHKEGYKCLFITNNFHVVRSGLYARRVGLETDGLGAWTPLYFLPYAFLREFIAVVFMQIKWHTLLLALVLLFGLWRIYF
- a CDS encoding D-isomer specific 2-hydroxyacid dehydrogenase family protein: MTEKNKIAIVNSSSFGKMFDAHLARVGKLGPVDRFDFDGEIPGKELAEALQGYNIIIASVTPFFTREFFEHKDELKLIARHGIGFNNVDLEAAKEHGTVVTIVPALIERDAVAENNVTNLLALMRRTIESAAEVKKDRWENRAKFIGNGLCGKTVGVIGVGNIGSRVVEILHYGFRCEVLGVDPNKTALEIDIFGGKKVELDELLERAEVICLCASLNDTNYHLISKETIAKMKDGIYISNSARGALVEESDIIEAIESGKLRGYATDVLEVEPGRSDHPFLDFANIIVTPHTSAYTMECLEGMGDKCVSDCEAIVEGRMPQRAVQPISPYITK
- a CDS encoding glycoside hydrolase family 3 N-terminal domain-containing protein, translated to MTRSAEGDITWIKFDDGTVVSYNANESIIEASGLVFRDLNGNGKLEAFKDWRNSSEERAKDLSSKLPIEYIAGLMLHSHHQTVLEGETKYEKLFGKNTYNGRSFRTGVNQAYEITDQQRELVINNKVRHILLSSVKSSTDAAKWCNSMQELAAKQEWGLPICVSSDPRHTLKGDAEYNLGSGSDVSKWPDNIGIATGRSEEVAFNFGKIMSEEFRAMGISVFLGPQIDIATDPRWSRIAGTFGESAELSSCLTKAFIDGCQSTFTDNGEDVGWGLKSVATIVKHWPGGGTGEGGRDAHYNYGKYAVYPGNNFDEHLKPFLKGAFKLNGKTKTASGVMPYYTISYGQDPSNSNVGNSFSRYIVKYLLREKYKFDGLVCSDWMITADEGPEVETFSGKCWGVEKESVAERHLKILLAGVDQFGGNNDINPVLEAFEKGYELVGTDEMTMLIRSCGYRILLNMFRLGLFDSPYVKVKDAEKIIGNKEFKKLGKDAQERALVIVKNENTVLPIRHRQKVYIPKIHMESSVDWFGNVVPGGKITAVDNTIVDNYFEPVEDSAEADFSIVFVDSPRSSGYDPQKGYIPISLQYGEYTAMTSRQISIAGGDPLEDSSNRSYLDKKSYTQNYYELDAILATKKMMANKPVIVVMNMKKPTIISEFEKNVEGIVCNFGASKEVVLELINGLFSPSGKLPYQLPKDMDTVETQNEDVALDLECYETSEGDILDFGFGLTFLSKQIEDAVDKQFC